One window from the genome of Acidobacteriota bacterium encodes:
- the secG gene encoding preprotein translocase subunit SecG — protein MATLFLIIHIICCLILILAILLQAGKSADLAGAFGGMGSQQTFGPRGQATILSRLTTGAAVIFMVTSLALAITMSGTGGASKMRGFKGAGAPASTAPAKPGATPVKPGAPAPAAPAAPAPAPAAPAK, from the coding sequence ATGGCGACCCTGTTTTTGATCATCCACATCATCTGCTGCCTGATCCTGATCCTGGCCATCCTGCTGCAGGCCGGCAAGAGCGCCGACCTGGCGGGCGCCTTCGGCGGGATGGGCTCCCAGCAGACCTTCGGGCCCCGCGGCCAGGCCACCATCCTGAGCCGCCTGACGACGGGGGCCGCCGTCATCTTCATGGTGACGTCCCTGGCGCTGGCCATCACCATGTCCGGCACCGGCGGCGCGTCCAAGATGCGCGGGTTCAAGGGCGCCGGCGCCCCGGCCTCCACCGCCCCGGCCAAGCCCGGCGCGACCCCGGTCAAGCCCGGGGCCCCGGCCCCGGCCGCCCCCGCGGCGCCCGCCCCGGCCCCCGCGGCCCCGGCGAAGTAA